The proteins below come from a single Agrococcus beijingensis genomic window:
- a CDS encoding DUF6602 domain-containing protein, which translates to MSEKIEIRKAFMRKQRHLLAAMEIVPALTDHGTSIGEESEANWLRVLREFLPGRYGVSKGFVIDSVGQMSQQIDVLIYDPQYTYLFAETSSGDLYIPAESVYAVFEVKQEINKSLLDYAAEKIASVRRLHRTSVEIVHAGGTFAAKPPIDIIGGMLTTRSGWSGVDGRAAAEALMSLTDDRRVDLGCALQALSFELPLDRSESILYSEADTTLIFFLLRLFDRLRGVGTVRAVDIDAYMAALDLNE; encoded by the coding sequence TTGTCCGAGAAGATCGAGATCCGGAAAGCCTTCATGCGTAAGCAGCGACATCTGCTCGCTGCGATGGAGATTGTCCCCGCGCTGACCGATCACGGAACGAGCATCGGGGAGGAGTCAGAAGCGAACTGGCTTCGTGTGCTGCGCGAGTTCCTGCCGGGCCGTTATGGCGTCTCGAAGGGATTTGTAATCGACTCAGTCGGCCAGATGAGTCAGCAGATCGACGTCCTAATCTACGATCCGCAGTACACGTACCTCTTCGCCGAGACCTCTAGCGGTGACCTTTACATTCCCGCTGAATCCGTCTACGCCGTCTTCGAGGTTAAGCAGGAAATCAATAAGTCCCTGCTTGATTATGCCGCGGAGAAGATCGCAAGTGTCAGGCGATTGCACCGGACGTCAGTGGAGATCGTTCATGCGGGCGGCACCTTCGCTGCTAAGCCGCCGATCGATATCATCGGCGGCATGCTGACCACGAGGAGCGGCTGGTCGGGAGTAGACGGCCGTGCCGCGGCCGAAGCGCTGATGTCGCTTACGGACGATCGCCGCGTTGATCTCGGGTGTGCCTTGCAAGCGCTTTCGTTCGAGCTTCCGCTCGATCGGAGTGAAAGCATCCTGTATAGCGAGGCAGACACGACGTTGATCTTCTTTCTGTTAAGACTATTCGACCGCCTCAGAGGTGTGGGCACAGTGAGGGCGGTCGACATCGACGCGTATATGGCAGCACTCGACTTGAATGAGTAA
- a CDS encoding helix-turn-helix domain-containing protein: MVTVLLTMEEAAARLRKSRRQLEWMIYSRQIRSALIGGRRMFRESDLHAFIEAAFEMQDAA; this comes from the coding sequence ATGGTCACTGTGTTGCTGACGATGGAGGAGGCCGCGGCGCGCCTGCGCAAGTCGAGGCGTCAGCTCGAGTGGATGATCTACAGCCGCCAGATCAGGTCTGCGCTCATCGGGGGTCGTCGGATGTTCAGGGAGAGCGATCTGCATGCGTTCATCGAGGCCGCCTTCGAGATGCAGGACGCGGCGTGA
- a CDS encoding helix-turn-helix transcriptional regulator yields the protein MDQQIGRNLARLRGDMTQQELASKMKALGHKWSQSTVWAVEKGDRPLRLAEATSLGSALGGFPLGMLLWGDGASQVQREMRRVSELWDDLRTAYGAFRRAQEDLALTADQVGTDQLAELHPDAIRDWLEQDGARLDELHRQEIEIAALREEVESGPMPTEPMGPFVTYYSEQESIRDERPEAS from the coding sequence ATGGATCAGCAGATTGGCCGCAACCTCGCGCGTCTTCGAGGTGACATGACGCAGCAGGAGCTGGCGTCGAAGATGAAGGCCCTAGGACACAAGTGGTCTCAGTCGACCGTTTGGGCGGTCGAGAAGGGCGACCGCCCCCTCCGGCTCGCGGAGGCCACCTCACTCGGGTCCGCTCTCGGCGGCTTCCCGCTCGGCATGCTGCTCTGGGGCGACGGCGCCTCGCAGGTCCAACGCGAGATGCGTCGAGTCAGCGAGCTCTGGGACGACCTGAGGACCGCGTACGGTGCGTTCCGACGGGCACAGGAAGACCTCGCCTTGACCGCCGACCAAGTCGGCACCGATCAACTAGCTGAGCTGCATCCGGACGCGATCCGGGACTGGCTGGAGCAAGACGGCGCCAGGCTGGATGAGCTTCACCGCCAGGAGATCGAGATAGCGGCACTCCGGGAGGAGGTCGAGTCGGGTCCCATGCCGACCGAACCGATGGGGCCGTTTGTCACCTACTACTCGGAGCAGGAGAGCATCCGCGATGAGCGTCCAGAAGCGTCCTAA
- a CDS encoding isochorismate synthase codes for MPGLRVRTKRAEPGRLLEHADPRAPLAIRRGADGIVGRGVAMRLEFHGPHRFTDAADAWRAIARDAHVDDAVAVPGTGLVAFGAFAFADDSAATSVLIVPKMVVGRRGDDEWVTWIGDEGRLHPTAIDEVRVELTDGAIDGERYRAIVREATERIRAGDAEKIVVARDRIGELPSDGDVRSVAVGLVQRYPDAVTYAVDGVIGASPETLVAADRGHFFSRVLAGTASRGATPARDAEIAEALASGDKDLREHRFAADSAMEVLRELAPDARASEPFPLRLPNLWHLATDITGTLEQHRSTLDVLARLHPTAAVAGTPRAASLAIIGELEGIDRGRYAGPVGWIDGDGGGEWVIALRGAEIAADGQIRAFAGAGIVAGSDPAAELAETAVKLRPITDALADPLP; via the coding sequence ATGCCAGGCCTTCGGGTGCGCACCAAGCGCGCGGAGCCCGGACGCCTGCTGGAGCACGCAGACCCGCGCGCCCCCCTCGCGATCCGGCGCGGCGCCGACGGCATCGTCGGCCGGGGCGTGGCCATGCGGCTCGAGTTCCACGGCCCCCACCGCTTCACCGATGCGGCGGATGCGTGGCGTGCGATCGCGCGCGACGCGCACGTCGACGACGCGGTCGCCGTGCCCGGGACGGGCCTCGTCGCGTTCGGCGCGTTCGCCTTCGCCGACGACTCGGCCGCGACCAGCGTGCTGATCGTGCCGAAGATGGTGGTGGGACGCCGCGGCGACGACGAGTGGGTCACGTGGATCGGCGACGAGGGCCGCCTGCACCCGACCGCGATCGACGAGGTGCGCGTCGAGCTGACCGACGGCGCGATCGACGGCGAGCGATACCGGGCGATCGTGCGCGAGGCGACCGAGCGCATCCGCGCCGGTGATGCCGAGAAGATCGTCGTGGCGCGCGACCGGATCGGCGAGCTGCCGTCCGACGGCGACGTGCGCTCGGTGGCGGTCGGCCTCGTGCAGCGCTACCCGGATGCCGTGACGTATGCGGTCGACGGCGTGATCGGCGCGAGCCCGGAGACCCTGGTCGCCGCCGACCGCGGCCACTTCTTCTCGCGCGTGCTCGCCGGCACCGCCTCGCGCGGTGCCACGCCGGCGCGCGACGCCGAGATCGCCGAGGCGCTCGCCTCGGGCGACAAGGACCTGCGCGAGCACCGCTTCGCCGCCGACTCGGCGATGGAGGTGCTGCGCGAGCTGGCGCCGGACGCGCGGGCGTCGGAGCCGTTCCCGCTGCGCCTGCCCAACCTCTGGCACCTGGCGACCGACATCACCGGCACGCTCGAGCAGCACCGCTCGACGCTCGACGTGCTCGCCCGCCTGCACCCGACGGCGGCGGTGGCGGGCACGCCGCGGGCGGCGTCGCTGGCGATCATCGGCGAGCTCGAGGGCATCGACCGCGGCCGCTACGCCGGGCCGGTCGGCTGGATCGACGGCGATGGCGGCGGCGAGTGGGTGATCGCGCTGCGCGGCGCCGAGATCGCCGCCGACGGGCAGATCCGGGCGTTCGCGGGCGCCGGCATCGTCGCGGGCTCCGACCCGGCGGCGGAGCTCGCGGAGACCGCCGTGAAGCTGCGCCCCATCACCGACGCGCTGGCCGACCCGCTGCCGTAG
- the ubiE gene encoding bifunctional demethylmenaquinone methyltransferase/2-methoxy-6-polyprenyl-1,4-benzoquinol methylase UbiE: MGCVSRADMQKDPEEVAGMFDATAKRYDLLNSLLSGGNDKLWRIHMQRAVRPQPGERILDVAAGTGASAAPMAKAGALVTALDISQGMLEVGRERHPDIEFVHGSAEELPFDDDLFDAVTISFGLRNVQHPRAALSEFYRVLKPQGRLVICEFSQPPVNVVRKGYELYLGTMLPGMAKLASSNPEAYRYLVESIRSWPDQQALSQWIRGAGFTRVAHRNLTMGVVALHRGRKPSEQTGALRLAKHADAGEQDA, encoded by the coding sequence ATGGGCTGTGTGAGCCGAGCAGACATGCAGAAGGACCCGGAAGAGGTCGCGGGCATGTTCGACGCGACCGCCAAGCGCTACGACCTGCTGAACTCGCTGCTCTCGGGCGGCAACGACAAGCTCTGGCGCATCCACATGCAGCGCGCCGTGCGGCCGCAGCCGGGCGAGCGGATCCTCGACGTCGCCGCGGGCACCGGCGCCTCCGCCGCGCCGATGGCGAAGGCGGGCGCGCTCGTGACCGCGCTCGACATCAGCCAGGGCATGCTCGAGGTGGGCCGCGAGCGGCACCCCGACATCGAGTTCGTGCACGGCTCCGCCGAGGAGCTGCCGTTCGACGACGACCTGTTCGACGCGGTCACGATCTCGTTCGGGCTGCGCAACGTGCAGCATCCGCGCGCCGCGCTCAGCGAGTTCTACCGAGTGCTGAAGCCGCAGGGGCGCCTCGTCATCTGCGAGTTCTCGCAGCCGCCCGTCAACGTCGTGCGCAAGGGCTACGAGCTCTACCTGGGCACGATGCTGCCCGGCATGGCCAAGCTCGCCAGCAGCAACCCCGAGGCCTACCGCTACCTGGTCGAGTCGATCCGCTCGTGGCCCGACCAGCAGGCGCTCTCGCAGTGGATCCGCGGCGCCGGCTTCACGCGCGTCGCCCACCGCAACCTGACGATGGGCGTGGTCGCCCTGCACCGCGGTCGCAAGCCCAGCGAGCAGACGGGCGCCCTGCGCCTCGCGAAGCACGCCGATGCGGGGGAGCAGGACGCCTGA
- a CDS encoding FAD-dependent oxidoreductase, which translates to MSAPLRIAVVGAGPAGIYAADILKKSAATSGREVLIDLFEQLPAPYGLVRYGVAPDHPRIKGIIAALREVLESGVVRLFGNVRFGHDIALADLERLYHGVIFATGATKDAPLDIPGIDLPGSYGAADFVSWFDGHPDVPREWPLEAKEIAVIGNGNVALDVARMLVKHPADLMPTEVPANVVAGLEASPVTDVHVIGRRGPLGVKFTPLELRELGELRDVDMILHDEDFGVDPDEETQKQNKQILVISRVLDQWRQREVGQASRRLHLHFWSKPDAVLGDGKVEALRVERTRPTPDGLERTGEFREIPVQAVYRAVGYFSSPLPEVPFDERRGVVPNIAGRVHDGSRPMPGMYATGWIKRGPVGLIGHTKSDAKETIEQLLGDEHSWWEPEDYDADAVPSLLRERGVAWTDIAGWIRLDDHEKALGEPHGRERIKVVPRDEMIAISRDER; encoded by the coding sequence GTGAGCGCACCGCTCCGCATCGCCGTGGTCGGCGCCGGCCCCGCCGGCATCTATGCCGCCGACATCCTCAAGAAGTCGGCCGCGACGTCGGGCCGCGAGGTGCTCATCGACCTGTTCGAGCAGCTGCCCGCGCCCTACGGGCTCGTGCGCTACGGCGTCGCGCCCGACCACCCGCGCATCAAGGGCATCATCGCGGCGCTGCGGGAGGTGCTCGAGTCGGGCGTCGTGCGGCTGTTCGGCAACGTGCGCTTCGGCCACGACATCGCGCTCGCCGACCTCGAGCGGCTCTACCACGGCGTGATCTTCGCGACCGGCGCCACGAAGGACGCCCCGCTCGACATCCCCGGCATCGACCTGCCGGGCTCCTACGGCGCCGCCGACTTCGTCTCCTGGTTCGACGGCCACCCCGACGTGCCGCGCGAGTGGCCGCTCGAGGCGAAGGAGATCGCGGTCATCGGCAACGGCAACGTCGCGCTCGACGTCGCCCGCATGCTGGTGAAGCACCCGGCCGACCTCATGCCCACCGAGGTGCCCGCCAACGTCGTCGCCGGCCTCGAGGCATCGCCCGTCACGGACGTGCACGTGATCGGCCGCCGAGGCCCGCTGGGCGTGAAGTTCACCCCGCTCGAGCTGCGCGAGCTGGGCGAGCTGCGCGACGTCGACATGATCCTGCACGACGAGGACTTCGGCGTCGACCCCGACGAGGAGACCCAGAAGCAGAACAAGCAGATCCTGGTGATCTCGCGCGTGCTCGACCAGTGGCGCCAGCGCGAGGTGGGGCAGGCGTCGCGCCGGCTGCACCTGCACTTCTGGTCGAAGCCCGACGCGGTGCTGGGCGACGGGAAGGTCGAGGCGCTGCGGGTCGAGCGCACACGCCCGACGCCCGACGGGCTGGAGCGCACCGGCGAGTTCCGCGAGATCCCCGTGCAGGCCGTCTACCGCGCGGTGGGCTACTTCTCGTCGCCGCTGCCGGAGGTGCCGTTCGACGAGCGCCGCGGCGTGGTGCCGAACATCGCCGGCCGCGTGCACGACGGCTCGCGGCCGATGCCCGGCATGTATGCGACCGGCTGGATCAAGCGCGGTCCCGTGGGCCTCATCGGCCACACGAAGTCCGACGCGAAGGAGACCATCGAGCAGCTGCTCGGCGACGAGCACTCCTGGTGGGAGCCGGAGGACTACGACGCGGATGCGGTGCCGTCGCTGCTGCGCGAGCGCGGCGTCGCCTGGACCGACATCGCCGGCTGGATCCGCCTCGACGACCACGAGAAGGCCCTCGGCGAGCCGCACGGCCGCGAGCGCATCAAGGTCGTGCCGCGCGACGAGATGATCGCGATCTCGCGCGACGAACGCTGA
- a CDS encoding polyprenyl synthetase family protein produces MATIAETFGLRGPRFAPPAAARMIDAVEQGLEVVEQRLGAHLQIADPVADAVTRYLLEAGGKRARPLLLLLTAHLGDGISDDVLSAAELVEITHVASLYHDDVMDEAETRRGVPSAHVAWSNSVAILAGDLLFARAGRIAAPLGAEVAELQARTFERLCLGQLHETLGPGDADPVEHYLQVLADKTGSLIAAAAECGALVAGADAAHRTALRAFGERIGVAFQLVDDVIDLSADPQTGKDQGNDVRAGVATLPVLLLGRRDDHAARSLLARLEAPTSDADLAAAVAELAEHPVVDETMAEAERWQREALAALEPLPAGTVRQALEAFAEKVVSRTR; encoded by the coding sequence ATGGCCACCATCGCCGAGACCTTCGGTCTTCGGGGGCCGCGCTTCGCACCGCCCGCTGCTGCGCGCATGATCGACGCCGTCGAGCAGGGGCTCGAGGTCGTCGAGCAGCGGCTCGGCGCGCACCTGCAGATCGCCGACCCGGTGGCGGATGCGGTGACGCGCTACCTGCTCGAGGCCGGCGGCAAGCGGGCACGACCGCTGCTGCTGCTGCTCACCGCGCACCTCGGCGACGGCATCAGCGATGACGTGCTCTCGGCTGCCGAGCTGGTGGAGATCACGCACGTCGCGAGCCTCTACCACGACGACGTCATGGACGAGGCGGAGACCCGACGCGGGGTGCCCTCGGCGCACGTCGCCTGGAGCAACTCCGTGGCGATCCTGGCCGGCGACCTGCTCTTCGCCCGGGCCGGCCGCATCGCCGCGCCGCTGGGCGCCGAGGTCGCCGAGCTGCAGGCGCGCACCTTCGAGCGGCTCTGCCTCGGCCAGTTGCACGAGACGCTCGGCCCTGGCGACGCCGACCCGGTCGAGCACTACCTGCAGGTGCTCGCCGACAAGACCGGCTCGCTGATCGCCGCGGCCGCCGAGTGCGGCGCGCTCGTCGCCGGCGCCGACGCTGCGCACCGCACGGCGCTGCGCGCCTTCGGCGAGCGCATCGGCGTCGCCTTCCAGCTCGTCGACGACGTGATCGACCTCTCGGCCGACCCGCAGACCGGCAAGGACCAGGGCAACGACGTGCGCGCCGGCGTCGCGACGCTGCCCGTGCTGCTGCTCGGCCGCCGCGACGACCACGCCGCGCGGTCGCTGCTCGCGCGGCTCGAGGCCCCGACCTCCGACGCCGACCTGGCGGCCGCGGTCGCCGAGCTCGCCGAGCACCCGGTGGTCGACGAGACGATGGCCGAGGCCGAGCGCTGGCAGCGCGAGGCGCTCGCCGCGCTCGAGCCGCTGCCGGCGGGCACCGTGCGCCAGGCGCTCGAGGCCTTCGCCGAGAAGGTCGTCTCGCGCACCCGCTGA
- a CDS encoding low molecular weight phosphatase family protein has product MTTPTVLFLCTHNAGRSQLGAALLELLAGERYTAASAGFAPADTVNPAVAAAVAELGLDITDRVPRKVTAEDVERADVVVAMKPGLNIPGTPKRLIEWSFPDPDAWDVEHVRSLREAVAAAVTEEFAD; this is encoded by the coding sequence GTGACGACACCCACCGTCCTCTTCCTCTGCACGCACAACGCCGGACGATCGCAGCTCGGCGCAGCGCTGCTCGAGCTCCTCGCTGGCGAGCGCTACACAGCCGCCTCGGCCGGGTTCGCGCCCGCCGACACGGTAAACCCAGCGGTCGCAGCTGCCGTCGCCGAGCTCGGACTCGACATCACGGATCGCGTGCCGCGCAAGGTGACGGCTGAGGACGTCGAGCGCGCCGACGTCGTCGTCGCGATGAAACCGGGACTCAACATCCCCGGCACGCCCAAGCGACTCATCGAGTGGAGCTTCCCTGACCCGGATGCTTGGGATGTCGAACACGTTCGATCCCTTCGAGAGGCGGTCGCGGCAGCGGTCACCGAGGAGTTCGCCGACTGA
- a CDS encoding YajQ family cyclic di-GMP-binding protein — MADSSFDVVSKVDKMEAENAVNQARKEVEQRYDFKGVGADVSWSGEKLLLKASSEERVKAVLDVLQTKFIKRGIDLKMLDQGEPYPSGKEFRIEVALKDGISSEDAKKVTKLIREQGPKAVKTQIQGDEVRVTSKSRDDLQETIRLLKAGDFEIDLQFINFR; from the coding sequence ATGGCAGATTCCTCGTTCGATGTGGTCAGCAAGGTCGACAAGATGGAGGCCGAGAACGCCGTCAACCAGGCGCGCAAGGAGGTCGAGCAGCGCTACGACTTCAAGGGCGTCGGCGCGGACGTCTCGTGGAGCGGCGAGAAGCTGCTGCTGAAGGCCTCCTCGGAGGAGCGCGTCAAGGCCGTGCTCGACGTGCTGCAGACGAAGTTCATCAAGCGCGGCATCGACCTGAAGATGCTCGACCAGGGCGAGCCCTACCCCTCGGGCAAGGAGTTCCGCATCGAGGTCGCCCTGAAGGACGGCATCTCGAGCGAGGACGCCAAGAAGGTCACCAAGCTCATCCGCGAGCAGGGCCCGAAGGCCGTCAAGACGCAGATCCAGGGCGACGAAGTGCGCGTCACCTCGAAGAGCCGCGACGACCTGCAGGAGACGATCCGGCTGCTGAAGGCCGGCGACTTCGAGATCGACCTCCAGTTCATCAACTTCCGCTGA
- a CDS encoding sulfite exporter TauE/SafE family protein has translation MELSGYLLIGLAAIGAGAINAAAGGGTLITFPAMLAAGMSPLAANMTSSIGLLLGTIGGAVSYREELRRQRRRFVANAPFAAIGGAVGAVALLLTPSDAFTAIVPWLVLAAAALFAAQPLVAKRLGRSADDAFDTGSTGGWGAKAAFVLIGVYGSYFGAGIGVMMLAMLGLLIHDSLQHHNALKNVMAGVINGTGAIILAFSPLVHWGIVAIMLGCSLIGGLAGGWLSRRVPSWLLRVVVIVFALAVALTMLLA, from the coding sequence GTGGAGCTCTCCGGCTACCTGCTGATCGGGCTTGCCGCCATCGGCGCAGGCGCGATCAACGCGGCGGCCGGCGGCGGCACGCTCATCACCTTCCCGGCCATGCTGGCCGCCGGCATGAGCCCGCTGGCGGCCAACATGACGTCGTCGATCGGCCTGCTGCTGGGCACCATCGGCGGCGCGGTCAGCTACCGCGAGGAGCTGCGCCGGCAGCGTCGTCGCTTCGTGGCGAACGCGCCGTTCGCGGCGATCGGCGGTGCGGTGGGCGCGGTCGCGCTGCTGCTCACGCCCTCCGACGCCTTCACCGCGATCGTGCCCTGGCTGGTGCTGGCCGCGGCGGCGCTGTTCGCCGCGCAGCCGCTGGTCGCGAAGCGGCTCGGACGCTCGGCCGACGACGCCTTCGACACCGGCTCCACCGGCGGCTGGGGCGCGAAGGCGGCATTCGTGCTGATCGGCGTCTACGGCTCCTACTTCGGCGCCGGCATCGGCGTGATGATGCTGGCGATGCTGGGCCTGCTGATCCACGACTCGCTGCAGCACCACAACGCGCTGAAGAACGTCATGGCCGGCGTCATCAACGGCACCGGCGCCATCATCCTGGCGTTCTCGCCACTGGTGCACTGGGGCATCGTCGCGATCATGCTCGGCTGCTCGCTCATCGGCGGGCTCGCGGGCGGCTGGCTCTCGCGCCGCGTGCCGAGCTGGCTGCTGCGCGTCGTCGTCATCGTGTTCGCGCTGGCGGTGGCGCTGACGATGCTGCTCGCCTGA
- a CDS encoding phospholipase D-like domain-containing protein translates to MELTFSQFLGGAYLVVDIALRLLALAVVPSNRRPASGIAWLLIIMIQPIAGWIAFAMLGNTRLSKGRRDKMSAIQELIGENTLDIDDATARDRPDWLGSIIELNRSLTSMPHLGRAQAIMWGEFDAQLEAMARRIDEAQHYVHAEFYLIVASERTEVFFAALERARARGVTVRVLVDHLTSARYPRRRETIARLEGMGAEWRDMLPLRPWRGQWQRPDLRNHRKLIIIDGTVGFTGSLNLIDPSYLLRSNIRRGLQWRDSWVELVGPPVTPLGVLFWSDWWAETNELVELAVEPQNVEGDLNASVIPSGPGFEGEINLRVFLELVHAAEERITIVSPYFVPDEAMRYAITSAALRGVEVELFASEIGDQFWTYHAQRSYYEELLRAGVKITLFAKPTVLHSKFMTFDDHVSIIGSSNIDMRSFALNFEVSMLIEGASFVTQLQGTADAYRLQSTELTLDAWLARPRITQLFDNVARLTSALQ, encoded by the coding sequence GTGGAGCTGACCTTTTCGCAGTTCCTCGGCGGCGCCTACCTGGTCGTCGACATCGCGCTGCGCCTGCTCGCGCTCGCGGTCGTGCCCTCGAACCGGCGCCCTGCATCCGGCATCGCGTGGCTGCTGATCATCATGATCCAGCCCATCGCGGGCTGGATCGCCTTCGCGATGCTCGGCAACACCCGCCTGTCGAAGGGCCGCCGCGACAAGATGTCGGCGATCCAGGAGCTGATCGGCGAGAACACCCTCGACATCGACGACGCGACCGCGCGCGACCGTCCCGACTGGCTCGGCAGCATCATCGAGCTCAACCGCAGCCTGACCTCGATGCCGCACCTCGGCCGGGCACAGGCGATCATGTGGGGCGAGTTCGACGCGCAGCTCGAGGCGATGGCGCGGCGCATCGACGAGGCGCAGCACTACGTGCACGCGGAGTTCTACCTGATCGTGGCGAGCGAGCGCACGGAGGTCTTCTTCGCGGCGCTCGAGCGGGCCCGTGCCCGCGGCGTGACCGTGCGGGTGCTGGTCGACCACCTCACCAGCGCGCGCTACCCGCGCCGCCGCGAGACGATCGCGCGGCTCGAGGGCATGGGTGCGGAGTGGCGCGACATGCTGCCGCTGCGGCCGTGGCGCGGCCAGTGGCAGCGACCCGACCTGCGCAACCACCGCAAGCTGATCATCATCGACGGCACCGTCGGCTTCACCGGCTCGCTGAACCTGATCGACCCGTCGTATCTGCTGCGCAGCAACATCCGCCGCGGCCTGCAGTGGCGCGACTCCTGGGTCGAGCTCGTCGGCCCGCCCGTCACCCCGCTCGGCGTGCTCTTCTGGTCGGACTGGTGGGCCGAGACCAACGAGCTGGTGGAGCTCGCGGTCGAGCCCCAGAACGTCGAGGGCGACCTCAACGCATCCGTCATCCCCTCCGGCCCCGGCTTCGAGGGCGAGATCAACCTGCGCGTCTTCCTCGAGCTGGTGCACGCCGCCGAGGAGCGCATCACGATCGTCAGCCCCTACTTCGTGCCCGACGAGGCGATGCGCTACGCCATCACGTCGGCGGCGCTGCGCGGCGTCGAGGTCGAGCTGTTCGCGAGCGAGATCGGCGACCAGTTCTGGACCTACCACGCGCAGCGCTCGTACTACGAGGAGCTGCTGCGGGCGGGCGTGAAGATCACCCTCTTCGCGAAGCCGACGGTGCTGCACTCGAAGTTCATGACCTTCGACGACCACGTGTCGATCATCGGCTCGTCGAACATCGACATGCGCTCGTTCGCCCTGAACTTCGAGGTGTCGATGCTCATCGAGGGCGCGTCGTTCGTGACGCAGCTGCAGGGCACGGCGGATGCGTACCGGTTGCAGTCGACGGAGCTCACGCTCGACGCGTGGTTGGCTCGGCCGCGCATCACCCAGCTGTTCGACAACGTCGCCCGACTCACGTCGGCGCTGCAGTAG
- a CDS encoding tyrosine-type recombinase/integrase, with amino-acid sequence MSVQKRPNGVWRARYRDSGGKEHAKHFKRKIDAQAWLDEVTASVVTGTYVDPGRARVTVEAFFAEWSQRQVWADNTVTAMSLAVRTCSFASISIGDVRRSHVETWVKRMQADGLAASTIRTRVGNVRSVLRGALRDRLISHDPSDGVKLPRIRRAEHAMRIPSPDEVGVVLHAAPEHFRLFIAVCAFAGLRLGEAAALQLGDVHFLKRQLHVARQVQRAVSGQIALSAPKHGSERIVSIADDLSTMIARHADELGVRGREQWLFTGPKGEPPHQNTVGYWWRKTLEHAGVEPFRLHDLRHFYASGLIASGCDVVTVQRALGHAKATTTLDTYGHLWPTAEDRTRAAAGELMRASRGPSRLQAEGGPRL; translated from the coding sequence ATGAGCGTCCAGAAGCGTCCTAACGGGGTTTGGCGCGCACGCTACCGCGACAGCGGAGGGAAGGAGCACGCGAAGCACTTTAAGCGCAAGATTGACGCCCAGGCGTGGCTGGATGAGGTGACCGCTTCTGTGGTCACGGGAACCTATGTCGACCCGGGACGCGCGCGCGTCACCGTGGAGGCGTTCTTCGCGGAGTGGTCGCAGCGTCAGGTCTGGGCTGACAACACCGTGACAGCGATGTCGCTGGCAGTCCGCACCTGCTCCTTCGCCTCGATCTCTATCGGAGACGTTCGTCGCTCCCACGTGGAGACGTGGGTGAAGCGCATGCAGGCCGATGGGCTCGCCGCTTCGACCATCCGCACACGAGTGGGCAACGTGCGCTCAGTGCTCCGCGGCGCGCTGCGGGATCGACTCATCTCTCATGACCCTTCGGATGGGGTGAAACTCCCGCGCATCCGTCGTGCCGAGCACGCGATGCGCATTCCTTCGCCCGACGAGGTGGGCGTTGTCCTTCACGCCGCACCGGAACACTTCCGCCTGTTCATCGCAGTGTGCGCCTTTGCCGGACTTCGCCTGGGCGAAGCCGCTGCGCTGCAGCTCGGCGACGTCCACTTCCTCAAGCGACAGCTTCACGTCGCCCGTCAGGTGCAGCGAGCGGTCTCGGGGCAGATCGCGCTCAGTGCTCCGAAGCACGGAAGCGAGCGCATCGTGTCCATCGCCGATGACCTCTCGACTATGATCGCTCGTCACGCGGATGAACTCGGCGTGCGGGGCCGGGAGCAGTGGCTCTTCACGGGCCCGAAGGGAGAGCCCCCGCATCAGAACACGGTCGGCTACTGGTGGCGCAAGACTCTGGAGCATGCCGGCGTAGAGCCGTTTCGCCTCCACGACCTCCGCCACTTCTACGCGTCAGGGCTCATAGCCTCCGGGTGCGATGTGGTGACGGTCCAGCGCGCTCTCGGGCACGCCAAGGCAACGACGACGCTCGACACCTATGGTCATCTTTGGCCGACGGCAGAGGACCGTACGAGGGCCGCCGCCGGCGAGCTGATGAGGGCCAGTCGTGGCCCCAGCCGGCTTCAAGCCGAGGGGGGACCTCGCCTCTGA